The following proteins are encoded in a genomic region of Anguilla anguilla isolate fAngAng1 chromosome 15, fAngAng1.pri, whole genome shotgun sequence:
- the urp2 gene encoding urotensin II-related peptide: MQSAAGFRGLLAVAAAVVIEMAVMAVMVPAVRGAPVSLDQDLSGGGDRKALYAMHSSEDRPGKILSSVNSPEKRDKFRKILMALEELQRSINSTSGSRITMVLRGNKPNVRGAGKKNKVVVSEETQRAATLPPVDGGGTVSAPSDRPPEPQNRGGRKSPHSPKKPNKRVCFWKYCSQN; the protein is encoded by the exons ATGCAGAGCGCAGCGGGATTTCGGGGGTTgctggcggtggcggcggcggtggtgatCGAGATGGCGGTGATGGCGGTCATGGTGCCCGCGGTTCGCGGTGCCCCTGTGAGCCTGGACCAGGACCTGAGCGGGGGAG GTGACAGGAAAGCCCTCTACGCTATGCATAGCAGTGAAGACAGACCAGGGAAAATTTTATCGTCCGTCAACAGTCCCGAGAAGAGGGACAAGTTCCGAAAGATCCTAATGGCCCTGGAAGAGCTTCAGAGATCCATCAACAGCACATCGGGCAGCAGGATTACCATGGTGCTCCGGGGTAACAAAC ccAATGTTCGGGGCgcaggaaaaaagaacaaagtg GTGGTATCAGAGGAAACCCAGAGAGCtgccacactgccccctgtggACGGTGGTGGTACAGTTTCAGCCCCCAGTGATCGCCCACCAGAGCCCCAGAACCGGGGAGGAAGAAAGTCCCCTCATTCCCCAAAGAAACCCAATAAGAGAG TTTGTTTCTGGAAGTACTGTTCCCAAAACTGA